In Papaver somniferum cultivar HN1 unplaced genomic scaffold, ASM357369v1 unplaced-scaffold_135, whole genome shotgun sequence, one DNA window encodes the following:
- the LOC113333980 gene encoding uncharacterized protein LOC113333980 isoform X2 gives MGKTSQKIQKPLLDFRSIKDDAWYTVDRLVLSKQNTLLTVKFSGFGEEDDEKFNVKDFKTVNELDQFLNRFRPACLQVQDGECYDLRRGSDVCAVLEEGEDDHKFYNGVIESTV, from the exons atgggAAAAACCAGTCAAAAGATTCAAAAGCCACTTTTAGATTTCCGCTCAATCAAAGATGATGCTTGGTACACAGTAGATAGACTTGTTCTAAGCAAGCAAAACACCCTTCTAACTGTGAAATTCTCTGGGTttggtgaagaagatgatgagaagTTCAATGTCAAGGATTTCAAAACAGTGAATGAGTTGGATCAGTTTTTGAACAGGTTCCGTCCAGCTTGTCTTCAGGTACAGGATGGAGAGTGTTATGATTTGAGACGTGGATCGGATGTCTGTGCTGTACTTGAAGAAGGTGAAGATGATCACAAGTTCTACAATGGTGTTATTGAATCG ACTGTGTAA
- the LOC113333980 gene encoding uncharacterized protein LOC113333980 isoform X1, protein MGKTSQKIQKPLLDFRSIKDDAWYTVDRLVLSKQNTLLTVKFSGFGEEDDEKFNVKDFKTVNELDQFLNRFRPACLQVQDGECYDLRRGSDVCAVLEEGEDDHKFYNGVIESIEREPHTRKGGEESCSCIFMVGWLEGPNARCTEQMGIKRICKLQPGSPLFDYSLACFMKRSRQHLDSLLK, encoded by the exons atgggAAAAACCAGTCAAAAGATTCAAAAGCCACTTTTAGATTTCCGCTCAATCAAAGATGATGCTTGGTACACAGTAGATAGACTTGTTCTAAGCAAGCAAAACACCCTTCTAACTGTGAAATTCTCTGGGTttggtgaagaagatgatgagaagTTCAATGTCAAGGATTTCAAAACAGTGAATGAGTTGGATCAGTTTTTGAACAGGTTCCGTCCAGCTTGTCTTCAGGTACAGGATGGAGAGTGTTATGATTTGAGACGTGGATCGGATGTCTGTGCTGTACTTGAAGAAGGTGAAGATGATCACAAGTTCTACAATGGTGTTATTGAATCG ATAGAACGTGAACCTCACACGCGCAAAGGTGGAGAAGAGAGTTGTTCTTGTATATTTATGGTTGGTTGGTTAGAAGGTCCAAATGCTAGGTGTACGGAACAGATGGGGATTAAACGCATTTGTAAACTTCAACCAGGATCCCCATTATTTGATTACTCGCTCGCGTGTTTCATGAAGAGGTCACGGCAACATCTTGATTCGCTTTTGAAATGA